One window of the Bacillota bacterium genome contains the following:
- a CDS encoding ABC transporter permease, whose product MLGYLRGSWVVAELEVRKLRHDPTELLTRAVQPALWLLVFGQAMGRLRAIPTGRLDYLTFMTPGILAQSVMFISIFYGLAVIWDRDAGILQKFLVLPIPRGSFVTGRGLGAAVRSLSQAVVILILALLLRVQLHWSLVGILASLATVVLGAAFFSTLSMLIAILVKTRERFMGIGQVITMPLFFASNAIYPLAIMPAWLQVVSRVNPLSAVVDLLRGYLVYGGTPNALADWGWLLAAVVIAQVIAARTYHRLAS is encoded by the coding sequence CTGCTCGGGTACCTGCGCGGCAGCTGGGTGGTGGCCGAGCTGGAGGTGCGCAAACTCCGCCACGACCCGACGGAGCTCCTCACCCGCGCCGTCCAGCCCGCCCTCTGGCTGCTGGTCTTCGGCCAGGCCATGGGCCGGCTCCGCGCCATCCCCACCGGCCGCCTCGACTACCTGACGTTCATGACGCCGGGGATCCTCGCCCAGTCGGTCATGTTCATCTCGATCTTCTACGGCCTGGCCGTCATCTGGGACCGGGACGCCGGCATCCTGCAGAAGTTCCTCGTCCTGCCCATCCCCCGGGGAAGCTTCGTCACCGGCCGCGGGCTGGGCGCCGCCGTCCGCTCCCTCAGCCAGGCGGTGGTCATCCTGATCCTCGCCCTTCTCCTCCGCGTCCAGCTGCACTGGAGCCTGGTGGGGATCCTGGCGAGCCTGGCCACGGTCGTCCTCGGTGCCGCCTTCTTCTCCACCCTCTCCATGCTGATCGCCATCCTGGTCAAGACGCGCGAGCGCTTCATGGGCATCGGCCAGGTGATCACCATGCCGCTCTTCTTCGCCTCCAACGCCATCTACCCGCTGGCCATCATGCCCGCCTGGCTGCAGGTGGTCTCCCGCGTCAACCCGCTCAGCGCCGTGGTCGACCTGCTGCGCGGCTACCTGGTCTACGGCGGCACGCCCAACGCCCTGGCCGACTGGGGCTGGCTGCTGGCGGCGGTGGTGATCGCCCAGGTGATCGCCGCCCGGACCTATCACCGCTTGGCTTCCTGA
- a CDS encoding ATP-binding cassette domain-containing protein, with the protein MSAMIEVRDLVRRFGDHVAVDRISFRVEAGEVFGLLGPNGAGKTTTIRILTTLLEPTSGTVRVGGYDVVRDGAQVRRLLGYVGQTLSADPTLTGYENLLITAKLLGLPGRERARRIGELLHLLRLEEAAGEPVRNYSGGMVRRLEVGQAILHRPRLLVLDEPTVGLDPTGRHAVWSALEELRRDSGMTILVTTHYMEEAEQYAGRIAIMNHGRIARIGTAAELKASIGRPEASLEEVFTEVTGDTLESGGSYRELRQLERRVRRFH; encoded by the coding sequence TTGTCCGCGATGATCGAAGTCCGCGACCTCGTCAGGCGCTTCGGCGACCACGTCGCCGTCGACCGCATCAGCTTCCGGGTCGAGGCCGGCGAGGTCTTCGGCCTTCTCGGCCCCAACGGGGCCGGCAAGACGACCACCATCCGCATCCTGACCACGCTGCTCGAACCGACGTCGGGGACGGTCCGGGTGGGCGGATACGACGTGGTCCGCGACGGGGCGCAGGTCCGCCGCCTGCTGGGTTACGTCGGCCAGACACTCTCCGCCGACCCGACCCTGACCGGTTACGAGAACCTGCTCATCACCGCCAAGCTGCTCGGCCTGCCGGGGCGCGAACGGGCGCGGCGCATCGGGGAGCTGCTCCACCTCCTCCGCCTGGAGGAGGCGGCCGGGGAGCCGGTCCGCAACTACTCGGGGGGCATGGTCCGCCGCCTGGAGGTGGGCCAGGCGATCCTCCACCGCCCGCGCCTGCTGGTCCTGGACGAGCCGACGGTCGGCCTCGACCCGACCGGGCGCCACGCGGTCTGGTCGGCGCTGGAGGAGCTGCGCCGCGACTCCGGCATGACCATCCTGGTCACCACCCACTACATGGAGGAAGCGGAGCAGTACGCCGGCCGGATCGCCATCATGAACCACGGCCGGATCGCCCGCATCGGCACCGCAGCCGAGCTGAAGGCCTCCATCGGCCGGCCCGAGGCCAGCCTGGAAGAGGTCTTCACCGAGGTGACCGGCGACACCCTGGAATCGGGAGGAAGCTATCGTGAACTCCGGCAACTGGAGCGCCGCGTCCGGCGCTTCCACTGA